In Cinclus cinclus chromosome 13, bCinCin1.1, whole genome shotgun sequence, a genomic segment contains:
- the PIGB gene encoding GPI mannosyltransferase 3 yields the protein MSGAVRLRKRRSVLYSPAGGAAAQRGAGVAAPAPLLALALALRTLNCFLVQTSFVPDEYWQSLEVAHRMVFNYGYLTWEWTSCLRGYSYPLIFASMYKALQLLAKDNVQLLIWVPRIAQAVLAAFADVRLYSLVQHLENSGTAKFVFFCQLCSWFTWYSCTRTLTNTMETILTIFALSYYPIKGSKMGNSFKYLALVALAIVIRPTAAILWIPLVFSHFLQEQKKADLILHTCIPVGLVTVGTSLIIDRVFFGEWVLVQLNFLKFNVLQNLGTFYGSHPWHWYFTQGLPVILGPHLPFFIHGCALAPRRYHIFLLPVIWTVLVYSILSHKEFRFIYPVLPFCMIFCGYSLKHLKAWKKTAASFLLLSNLVPALYTGLVHQRGTLDVMSHIQQLCNDSQQSQPFVFILMPCHSTPFYSHVHCPLKMRFLQCPPNLSGNESYVDEADVFYSNPLGWLNKEFYNDTLLPSHMILFNVLEQVW from the exons GGCTCCGCAAGCGGCGGTCGGTGCTCTACAGCCCGGCCGGCGGGGCCGCCGCGCAGCGAGGCGCCG GTGTagccgcgcccgccccgctgCTGGCGCTCGCCTTGGCGCTGCGGACGCTCAATTGCTTCCTTGTCCAGACCAGCTTCGTCCCGGACGAGTACTGGCAGTCTCTGGAAGTGGCGCATCGCATGGTTTT TAATTATGGTTACCTGACTTGGGAATGGACAAGTTGCTTAAGAGGCTACTCGTACCCACTGATCTTTGCCAGCATGTACAAAGCATTACAGCTGCTGGCTAAGGACAACGTTCAGCTGCTG ATCTGGGTCCCTAGGATtgcacaggcagtgctggctgcttttGCTGATGTGCGGCTTTACTCATTAGTGCAACATCTTGAAAATTCAGGAACAGCAAAGTTCGTG ttcttctgCCAACTCTGTTCCTGGTTTACGTGGTATTCCTGTACCAGAACTCTAACAAACACCATGGAGACTATTCTTACCATTTTTGCTCTTTCCTACTATCCAATAAAAGGTTCCAAGATGGGGAACAG TTTTAAGTATTTAGCTTTGGTGGCACTTGCAATTGTTATTCGTCCCACTGCTGCTATCCTGTGGATACCTTTGGTCTTCAGTCATTTTCTGCaagaacagaagaaagcagACCTTATCCTACACACCTGCATTCCAGTTGG ATTGGTCACAGTAGGAACCTCTTTAATAATTGACCGTGTGTTTTTTGGTGAG TGGGTACTGGTTCAGCTGAACTTCTTGAAATTCAACGTGCTGCAGAATTTGGGAACGTTTTACGGCTCTCATCCTTGGCATTGGTACTTCACTCAGGGACTCCCAGTCATCTTGGGTCCCCATCTGCCTTTCTTTATTCATGGCTGTGCATTGGCACCAAGGAGGTACCACATCTTTCTACTGCCAGTGATCTGGACAGTGCTGGTGTACAG CATACTGAGCCATAAGGAATTCAGGTTCATCTATCCAGTACTGCCATTCTGCATGATTTTTTGTG gATATTCTTTGAAACACTTGAAAGCATGGAAGAAAACTGCAGCAAGTTTCCTGCTCTTATCCAATTTAGTCCCAGCCCTGTACACAGGCTTGGTTCACCAGCGAGGCACTCTGGACGTTATGAGTcacatccagcagctctgcaatgACTCTCAGCAGTCACAGCCTTTTGTCTTCATCCTGATGCCGTGCCACTCCACTCCATTTTACAG tCATGTTCACTGTCCTCTGAAAATGAGATTCCTTCAGTGTCCCCCAAACCTAAGTGGCAATGAGAGCTACGTTGATGAAGCAGATGTGTTTTACTCTAACCCACTTGGCTGGCTGAATAAGGAATTTTACAATGACACATTATTACCCAGTCACATGATCCTCTTCAATGTGCTAGAACAGGTATGGTAA